The following are encoded in a window of Chloroflexota bacterium genomic DNA:
- a CDS encoding serine/threonine protein kinase: protein MPVQPGQTLASRYRIDAQIGKGGTATVYRGYDPAMDRVVAIKVFPDDAVTGEEAARQFATELRVIGQLEHPHILPIYDCGHHGRIPFIVMRYADRGSLAGEMEQGRLPLDRVLDLADQIARGLSYAHQRGMIHRDIKPQNILVEASGDVYIGDFSLAVLLTSSQAFDAQTTTGTAYYMSPEQCKGALVDVRSDIYSLGAMLYEMCTGHRPHEGPNWAEIVVKVLSEDPPLPRTYNPDLLEHTQDVILKAMARNPEERFATALELSAALRDSLHSD, encoded by the coding sequence ATGCCCGTGCAACCCGGCCAGACCCTTGCTTCCCGCTATCGCATTGACGCTCAAATCGGTAAGGGCGGCACGGCCACCGTTTACCGGGGCTACGATCCGGCCATGGATCGAGTCGTGGCGATCAAAGTCTTTCCGGATGACGCGGTGACTGGCGAGGAAGCGGCCCGCCAGTTCGCCACCGAGCTTCGGGTGATCGGCCAGCTTGAACACCCCCACATCCTGCCCATTTACGATTGCGGCCATCATGGCCGTATTCCCTTCATCGTCATGCGCTATGCAGATCGCGGTTCGCTGGCCGGCGAAATGGAGCAGGGGCGGCTTCCCCTGGATCGCGTCCTCGATCTGGCCGATCAGATCGCGCGTGGCCTGAGCTATGCCCATCAGCGAGGCATGATCCATCGCGACATCAAACCGCAGAACATTCTGGTGGAAGCCAGCGGCGACGTTTACATTGGCGACTTTAGCCTGGCGGTGTTGCTGACCTCGTCACAGGCCTTCGACGCCCAGACTACGACCGGCACGGCTTATTACATGTCGCCGGAGCAGTGCAAGGGCGCGCTCGTGGATGTGCGTTCCGATATTTACTCGCTGGGCGCAATGCTCTACGAAATGTGCACCGGCCACCGCCCGCACGAAGGCCCGAACTGGGCCGAGATTGTGGTGAAGGTTCTCAGTGAAGACCCGCCGCTCCCGCGCACCTACAACCCTGATTTGCTCGAACACACTCAGGATGTGATTTTGAAGGCGATGGCCCGCAACCCTGAAGAACGCTTTGCCACCGCGCTCGAATTGTCTGCCGCCCTCCGTGACTCCCTCCACAGCGATTAA
- a CDS encoding (Fe-S)-binding protein, protein MKTVQLFITCILDALYPEIGEAAVTVLERLGLRVEFPAAQTCCGQPGYNAGYRAEARWVALHFLDVFAETDGPIVTPSGSCAAMIKHGYPDLFADDPLNLLRAKAVAARTFEFSQYLVRQLGVTDVGARHDGVLTYHPSCHLLRGLNEREAPLTLLRHVRGATLVELPGAEECCGFGGLFSVKMADVSSEILARKMSNLGVSAAPLAVTCDAGCLTHINGGLHRAGVSQRVIHLAEILAKQ, encoded by the coding sequence ATTAAAACCGTTCAGCTTTTCATCACCTGTATCCTCGACGCCCTGTATCCAGAAATTGGCGAGGCCGCAGTGACGGTGCTGGAGCGGCTCGGGCTGAGGGTGGAGTTTCCGGCGGCTCAAACGTGTTGCGGCCAGCCCGGCTACAATGCCGGGTATCGCGCCGAGGCGCGCTGGGTGGCTTTACACTTCCTCGACGTGTTTGCCGAAACGGACGGCCCCATCGTCACCCCGTCCGGTTCGTGCGCGGCGATGATCAAACATGGCTACCCCGACTTGTTCGCCGACGACCCGCTGAACCTGCTCAGAGCCAAAGCGGTTGCCGCCCGCACCTTTGAATTCTCACAATACCTTGTTCGCCAGCTTGGCGTGACCGACGTCGGCGCTCGCCACGACGGGGTTTTGACTTATCATCCCTCATGCCACCTTTTGCGCGGCCTGAACGAGCGCGAAGCGCCGCTCACTCTGCTCCGGCACGTTCGCGGCGCAACGTTGGTGGAATTGCCCGGCGCGGAAGAATGCTGCGGCTTCGGCGGGCTGTTCTCGGTGAAGATGGCCGACGTTTCGAGTGAGATTCTGGCGCGCAAGATGAGCAATCTTGGCGTCAGTGCCGCGCCGCTGGCCGTGACCTGCGACGCGGGTTGCCTGACTCATATTAACGGCGGCTTGCACCGGGCGGGTGTATCGCAAAGGGTTATTCATCTGGCGGAGATACTGGCGAAACAGTAG
- a CDS encoding BCD family MFS transporter, with product MNSTTTNTTANTSRPAEINFRLTRLLRLATFQIGSALGDILVTSIWNRIMINELGLSATPVGLLIALRYLIAPLGLWAGYWSDTRPWLGLHRTPYIWAGRLLVVLSYPLLPLSLSRFAMDRGDVAGWLVAILCFVMYGTGTLLSGSPFLALVRDSVPRQRQGVAISMMETALIVMFPIAAIGLGRAMSHYSLATFWAVTLTTMGISAFFWFFAVAGMEQRHSTPRRETARQAFSFGVTFRKIWRDPDTQRFFVFLALATLAAWAQDAILEPFGAQVLKQDIEQTTRYSAYWQTATVIFLIGSAIWFRRRPPEAQVRITQIGLGLMSVGMIVLAASAFGAQVRVLQIALVIFGIGFGLYTFGGFSLLIAMTSDSEAGTYLGLWTICVLLSRGIGIGLGGILRDVLLALTNSLGLSYGLIFGLEALGLAAAVFALARVDVLGFGRRVGRARSEQSVVSADLSL from the coding sequence ATGAATTCTACAACCACCAATACTACTGCCAACACATCCCGGCCTGCCGAGATCAATTTTCGCCTGACGCGCCTGCTGCGCCTGGCCACATTTCAAATCGGCTCGGCCCTGGGCGACATTCTAGTGACCAGCATCTGGAACCGGATCATGATCAACGAACTGGGCTTGAGCGCGACGCCGGTCGGTTTGCTGATTGCTCTGCGATATCTCATTGCCCCGCTGGGCCTCTGGGCCGGATACTGGTCAGACACCCGCCCCTGGCTGGGTCTCCATCGCACGCCCTACATTTGGGCTGGACGATTGTTAGTTGTCCTCTCGTACCCGCTGTTGCCATTAAGCCTCTCGCGCTTTGCTATGGATCGCGGCGACGTGGCCGGCTGGCTCGTCGCCATTTTGTGCTTTGTCATGTATGGCACCGGCACCCTGCTTTCCGGCAGTCCGTTCCTGGCGCTGGTGCGAGACTCGGTTCCCCGGCAACGGCAGGGAGTTGCCATCAGCATGATGGAGACGGCGCTTATTGTCATGTTCCCCATCGCCGCCATCGGCCTGGGGCGAGCCATGAGTCACTACAGCCTGGCAACCTTTTGGGCAGTGACGCTGACGACTATGGGCATCAGCGCCTTCTTCTGGTTCTTTGCTGTGGCCGGGATGGAGCAACGGCACTCGACGCCCCGCCGCGAGACTGCGCGGCAAGCGTTCAGCTTCGGGGTCACGTTTCGCAAAATTTGGCGCGACCCGGACACGCAACGATTCTTTGTGTTTCTGGCCCTGGCAACGCTGGCGGCCTGGGCGCAAGACGCCATCCTGGAGCCGTTCGGCGCGCAAGTGCTCAAGCAGGACATCGAGCAAACCACGCGCTACTCGGCCTACTGGCAAACGGCCACGGTGATCTTTTTGATCGGCAGCGCCATCTGGTTTCGCCGCCGCCCGCCTGAGGCGCAAGTCCGGATCACGCAGATCGGCCTGGGCCTCATGTCGGTTGGCATGATCGTCCTGGCCGCCTCAGCCTTCGGCGCGCAGGTGCGGGTCTTGCAAATTGCCCTGGTCATTTTCGGCATTGGCTTCGGCCTGTACACCTTCGGCGGCTTCAGCCTGTTGATCGCCATGACCTCTGACTCCGAAGCTGGAACCTACCTCGGCTTGTGGACGATCTGCGTTCTCCTCTCGCGGGGAATTGGGATCGGCCTCGGCGGCATCCTGCGAGACGTTCTGCTCGCCCTCACTAATTCACTTGGCCTGAGCTATGGCCTGATCTTCGGGCTGGAAGCCCTCGGTCTGGCCGCCGCCGTTTTTGCCCTGGCCCGGGTGGACGTGTTGGGCTTTGGTCGGCGGGTGGGCCGCGCCCGCAGCGAGCAGAGCGTCGTGAGCGCCGACCTCAGCCTCTGA